Proteins from one Astatotilapia calliptera chromosome 8, fAstCal1.2, whole genome shotgun sequence genomic window:
- the cdk5r1b gene encoding cyclin-dependent kinase 5 activator 1b isoform X2: MGTVLSLSPSYRKSALFEDGPATVGHYTAVQNSKNAKDKNLKRHSLINVLPWKRIVAVSAKKKGSKKVQPNGTYQNNVTHLNNENLKKSQSCANLSTFTQDQSTPALTKNSNTTTSSVKKAPLTNSNVAPGTPKRVIVQASTSELLRCLGDFLCRRCYRLKHLSPTDPVLWLRSVDRSLLLQGWQDQGFITPANVVFVYMLCRDVVSSEVATEHELQAVLLTCLYLSYSYMGNEISYPLKPFLVESSKETFWDRCLSIINLMSAKMLQINSDPHYFTQVFADLKNESQKEEERSRLLIGLDR, translated from the coding sequence ATGGGAACCGTGCTATCTTTGTCACCTAGCTACAGAAAGTCGGCTCTGTTTGAAGATGGACCAGCCACCGTGGGCCACTACACAGCTGTCCAGAACAGCAAGAACGCCAAAGACAAGAACCTGAAGCGCCACTCGCTCATCAACGTGCTCCCCTGGAAGCGGATCGTAGCGGTGTCAGCAAAGAAGAAAGGCTCCAAGAAGGTGCAGCCCAACGGCACCTACCAGAACAATGTTACCCACCTGAACAACGAGAACCTGAAGAAGTCGCAGTCATGCGCCAACCTGTCCACCTTCACCCAGGATCAGAGCACTCCAGCTCTCACCAAGAACTCCAACACAACGACATCGTCTGTCAAGAAGGCCCCCCTGACAAACTCCAATGTGGCCCCTGGCACCCCTAAGAGAGTGATCGTCCAGGCCTCCACCAGTGAGCTGCTGCGTTGCCTTGGGGACTTTCTGTGCCGACGTTGTTACCGGCTGAAGCACCTGTCACCCACTGACCCAGTGCTGTGGCTGCGAAGTGTTGACCGCTCCCTGCTGCTCCAGGGTTGGCAGGACCAGGGATTCATCACCCCCGCCAATGTGGTCTTTGTCTACATGCTGTGCCGCGATGTGGTCTCCTCTGAAGTGGCCACGGAGCACGAGCTGCAAGCCGTGCTGCTCACCTGCCTCTACCTGTCTTACTCCTACATGGGCAATGAAATCTCTTACCCGCTCAAGCCTTTCTTGGTTGAGAGCTCCAAGGAGACCTTCTGGGACCGCTGCCTGTCCATTATCAACCTGATGAGCGCCAAGATGCTGCAGATCAACTCTGACCCGCACTACTTCACTCAAGTGTTCGCCGACCTGAAGAACGAGAgccagaaggaggaggagaggagccgCCTGCTCATCGGCCTGGACCGGTGA
- the psmd11b gene encoding 26S proteasome non-ATPase regulatory subunit 11B, with translation MAAAAVVEFQRAQSLISTDRNASIDILHSIVRRDVQENDEEAVRVKEQSILELGTLLAKTGQAAELGGLLKFVRPFLMSISKAKAARLVRSLLDLFLDMEAATGQEVELCLECIEWAKAEKRTFLRQALEARLISLYFDTKRYQEALALGSQLLQELKKMDDKALLVEVQLLESKTYHALSNLPKARAALTSARTTANAIYCPPKLQAALDMQSGIIHAAEEKDWKTAYSYFFEAFEGYDSIDSPRAITALKYMLLCKIVLNSPEEVQALISGKLALRYAGRQTEALKCVAQASKNRSLADFEKALTEYRAELRDDPIINTHLAKLYDNLLEQNLIRVIEPFSRVQIEHISGLIKLSKGDVERKLSQMILDKKFHGILDQGEGVLIIFEEPPVDKTYEAALETIQNMSKVVDSLYNKAKKLT, from the exons ATGGCGGCTGCAGCGGTGGTTGAGTTTCAGAGAGCTCAGTCTCTCATTAGCACGGATCGCAACGCCTCTATCGACATCCTACATTCAATAG TGAGAAGAGATGTTCAAGAGAACGATGAGGAAGCGGTTAGAGTTAAAGAACAAAGCATCTTGGAGCTGGGCACACTGCTGGCAAAAACGGGACAAGCTGCAG AACTTGGTGGACTCCTGAAATTTGTGAGGCCTTTCCTGATGTCCATCAGTAAGGCCAAGGCGGCTCGGCTCGTCCGCTCTCTGTTAGATCTATTCCTTGACATGGAAGCAGCAACGGGGCAGGAGGTGGAGCTGTGTCTTGAATGCATTGAATGGGCCAAGGCTGAGAAGAGGACCTTCCTACGACAAGCTCTGGAG GCACGACTGATCTCGCTCTATTTTGACACCAAAAGATACCAGGAGGCCTTGGCTCTCG GCTCCCAGCTGCTCCAGGAGCTGAAAAAGATGGATGACAAAGCTCTTCTGGTTGAGGTGCAGCTGCTTGAAAGTAAGACATACCACGCCCTCAGTAACCTGCCCAAGGCCCGCGCAGCCCTCACTTCAGCCAGAACCACCGCCAACGCCATTTACTGTCCTCCAAAGCTCCAGGCAGCTCTGGACATGCAGTCAG GGATCATCCATGCAGCAGAGGAAAAAGACTGGAAGACGGCCTACTCCTACTTCTTTGAGGCCTTCGAGGGTTACGACTCAATCGACAGCCCCAGAGCCATCACAGCACTCAAATACATGCTCCTGTGCAAAATTGTACTCAACTC GCCAGAGGAGGTACAAGCCCTGATCAGCGGTAAACTGGCCCTCAGATACGCAGGCAGACAG ACAGAAGCATTGAAATGTGTAGCCCAGGCCAGCAAGAACAGATCATTAGCAGATTTTGAAAAG GCCCTCACAGAGTACAGAGCAGAGCTGCGGGACGACCCAATCATCAACACTCACCTGGCCAAGCTGTACGACAACCTGCTGGAACAAAACCTCATCCGAGTCATTGAACCATTTTCCAGAGTGCAG ATAGAACACATATCAGGTCTAATCAAACTATCTAAG GGCGATGTTGAGAGGAAATTATCACAAATGATTCTGGACAAAAAGTTTCACG GAATCCTCGACCAAGGTGAAGGTGTTTTGATCATATTTGAAGAACCCCCAGTGGACAAAACATACGAAGCAGCTTTGGAAACAATTCAGAACATGAGCAAAGTCGTGGATTCGCTTTACAACAAAGCCAAGAAGCTGACATAG
- the LOC113028093 gene encoding vesicle-fusing ATPase-like isoform X2 yields the protein MQTARCPSDELSLTNCAIVSDKDQHFEQHVIVRNSAHKYVFTLKPHSSVNINTIAFSQAQRKWAGIIIGQEIEVSNYTFDKSKQCVSSMTVEIDFLQKKHADSKAYDTDKMAAEVLQSFNNQAFSVGQQLVLSFCEKLFILVVKDMEAMDPSILRGGHGSGKKQKIDIGLLVANSQVIFEKAENSSVILAGKSKTRESRQSIISPDWNFERMGIGGLDKEFSDIFRRAFASRVFPPDIVEQMGCKHVKGILLYGPPGCGKTLMARQIGKMLKAREPKIVNGPEILNKYVGESEANIRKLFADAEDEQKRLGANSGLHIIIFDEIDAICKQRGSMAGSTGVHDTVVNQLLSKIDGVEQLNNILVIGMTNRPDLIDEALLRPGRLEVKMEIGLPDETGRIQILNIHTARMRENKLLASDVDVKELAVETKNYSGAELEGLVRAAQSTAMNRHIKASNTVEVNMETAEKLQVSRIDFMASLNNDIKPAFGTNQEDYASYIMNGIIRWGDPVSAALEDGELLVQQTKNSDRTPLVSVLLEGPPNSGKTALAAKISEDSQFPFIKICSPDKMIGHSEIAKCQAIKKIFEDAYKSQLSCVVVDDIERLLDYVPIGPRFSNMVLQALLVLLKKPPPKGRKLLIIGTTSRKDVLQEMEMLDAFSTTIHIPNISKVEQLMEAFELLGSFNEKERAMIAKAVQGQRLGIGIKKLLMLIEMAAQMDPDYRVRKFVSLLQEEGALVSDKFVAI from the exons ATGCAAACGGCTCGATGCCCGTCAGACGAATTGTCGCTCACCAACTGTGCTATCGTCAGTGACAAGGATCAACATTTTGAACA ACACGTGATTGTGCGCAATTCAGCCCACAAGTATGTTTTCACCTTGAAGCCGCATTCCAGTGTGAACATCAACACCATCGCCTTCAGTCAGGCTCAG agaAAATGGGCAGGTATAATAATTGGACAAGAGATTGAAG TGTCAAACTACACGTTTGACAAGTCCAAACAGTGTGTAAGCAGCATGACCGTGGAAATCGACTTCCTGCAGAAGAAGCATGCAGACAGCAAGGCCTACGACACAGACAAGATGGCTGCTGAGGTTCTCCAGAGCTTCAACAACCAGGCCTTCAGTGTTGGCCAGCAG CTCGTGTTGAGTTTCTGCGAAAAGCTGTTCATCTTGGTGGTTAAAGATATGGAGGCCATGGACCCCAGCATCCTGAGGGGAGGACATGGTTCTGGGAAGAAACAGAAG ATTGACATTGGTTTGTTGGTGGCAAACAGTCAGGTGATTTTTGAGAAAGCAGAGAACTCATCCGTAATCCTGGCCG GGAAATCTAAGACTCGAGAGTCACGTCAGTCTATTATTAGCCCAGACTGGAACTTTGAGAGGATGGGCATTGGCGGCCTTGACAAGGAGTTTTCGGACATCTTCCGGAGAGCGTTCGCCTCCCGAGTGTTCCCTCCAGACATAGTTGAACAGATGG gctgtaaacatgtgaaGGGAATCCTGCTGTACGGGCCCCCAGGCTGTGGTAAAACCCTGATGGCACGACAGATTGGCAAGATGCTGAAGGCCCGGGAGCCAAAGATCGTCAACGGCCCTGAGATTCTCAACAAGTATGTGGGAGAGTCTGAGGCGAACATCAGGAAGCTGTTTGCAGATGCAGAGGATGAACAGAAGAGG CTCGGTGCCAACAGCGGCCTTCACATCATCATATTTGATGAAATTGACGCCATCTGTAAGCAGCGTGGCAGCATGGCAGGAAGCACAGGAGTCCATGACACCGTGGTTAACCAGCTGCTATCCAAGATCGATGGAGTGGAGCAACTCAACAACATCCTGGTCATAG GTATGACCAACAGGCCCGACCTGATAGATGAGGCCTTGTTGAGGCCAGGAAGACTGGAGGTGAAGATGGAGATTG GCTTACCGGATGAAACTGGGCGAATTCAGATCCTCAACATCCACACAGCGAGGATGCGGGAGAACAAACTGCTGGCTAGCGATGTCGACGTTAAAGAGCTGGCTGTGGAAACCAAGAACTACAGCGGTGCTGAACTGGAGGGTCTGGTCAGAGCTGCTCAGTCCACAGCCATGAACAGACACATCAAG GCCAGCAACACAGTGGAGGTAAACATGGAGACGGCGGAAAAACTGCAGGTCAGCAGGATAGACTTCATGGCCTCGCTGAATAACGACATCAAACCC GCATTTGGAACCAACCAGGAGGACTACGCCAGCTACATCATGAACGGCATAATCCGGTGGGGTGACCCAGTGTCAGcagccctggaggacggggagCTGCTGGTGCAGCAGACAAAGAACAGTGACCGCACGCCActagtctctgtgctgctggAAG GCCCACCTAACAGCGGCAAAACGGCACTGGCGGCTAAGATTTCTGAGGATTCCCAGTTTCCATTCATCAAGATCTGTTCTCCGGACAAGATGATCGGACACTCTGAGATCGCCAAATGCCAGGCCATCAAAAAG ATATTTGAAGATGCTTACAAATCCCAGCTGAGCTGTGTGGTTGTGGACGACATCGAGCGCTTGTTGG ATTACGTTCCTATTGGCCCTCGTTTCTCCAACATGGTGCTACAGGCTCTGCTGGTGCTGCTGAAGAAACCACCTCCAAAG GGTCGTAAGCTGCTCATCATTGGCACCACAAGTCGTAAAGACGTCCTTCAGGAAATGGAGATGTTGGATGCTTTCAGCACCACCATCCACATTCCCAACATCTCAAAAGTAGAGCAGCTGATGGAGGCCTTTGAG CTGCTGGGCAGTTTCAATGAGAAAGAACGGGCCATGATAGCTAAAGCTGTACAGGGCCAACGCTTGGGGATCGGCATTAAAAAGTTGCTGATGCTGATTGAAATGGCGGCACAG
- the cdk5r1b gene encoding cyclin-dependent kinase 5 activator 1b isoform X1 — translation MGTVLSLSPSYRKSALFEDGPATVGHYTAVQNSKNAKDKNLKRHSLINVLPWKRIVAVSAKKKGSKKVQPNGTYQNNVTHLNNENLKKSQSCANLSTFTQDQSTPALTKNSNTTTSSVKKAPLTNSNVAPGTPKRVIVQASTSELLRCLGDFLCRRCYRLKHLSPTDPVLWLRSVDRSLLLQGWQDQGFITPANVVFVYMLCRDVVSSEVATEHELQAVLLTCLYLSYSYMGNEISYPLKPFLVESSKETFWDRCLSIINLMSAKMLQINSDPHYFTQVFADLKNESQKEEERSRLLIGLDRRVRAIA, via the exons ATGGGAACCGTGCTATCTTTGTCACCTAGCTACAGAAAGTCGGCTCTGTTTGAAGATGGACCAGCCACCGTGGGCCACTACACAGCTGTCCAGAACAGCAAGAACGCCAAAGACAAGAACCTGAAGCGCCACTCGCTCATCAACGTGCTCCCCTGGAAGCGGATCGTAGCGGTGTCAGCAAAGAAGAAAGGCTCCAAGAAGGTGCAGCCCAACGGCACCTACCAGAACAATGTTACCCACCTGAACAACGAGAACCTGAAGAAGTCGCAGTCATGCGCCAACCTGTCCACCTTCACCCAGGATCAGAGCACTCCAGCTCTCACCAAGAACTCCAACACAACGACATCGTCTGTCAAGAAGGCCCCCCTGACAAACTCCAATGTGGCCCCTGGCACCCCTAAGAGAGTGATCGTCCAGGCCTCCACCAGTGAGCTGCTGCGTTGCCTTGGGGACTTTCTGTGCCGACGTTGTTACCGGCTGAAGCACCTGTCACCCACTGACCCAGTGCTGTGGCTGCGAAGTGTTGACCGCTCCCTGCTGCTCCAGGGTTGGCAGGACCAGGGATTCATCACCCCCGCCAATGTGGTCTTTGTCTACATGCTGTGCCGCGATGTGGTCTCCTCTGAAGTGGCCACGGAGCACGAGCTGCAAGCCGTGCTGCTCACCTGCCTCTACCTGTCTTACTCCTACATGGGCAATGAAATCTCTTACCCGCTCAAGCCTTTCTTGGTTGAGAGCTCCAAGGAGACCTTCTGGGACCGCTGCCTGTCCATTATCAACCTGATGAGCGCCAAGATGCTGCAGATCAACTCTGACCCGCACTACTTCACTCAAGTGTTCGCCGACCTGAAGAACGAGAgccagaaggaggaggagaggagccgCCTGCTCATCGGCCTGGACCG GAGGGTGAGGGCCATCGCCTGA
- the LOC113028093 gene encoding vesicle-fusing ATPase-like isoform X1 — protein MSTRVMQTARCPSDELSLTNCAIVSDKDQHFEQHVIVRNSAHKYVFTLKPHSSVNINTIAFSQAQRKWAGIIIGQEIEVSNYTFDKSKQCVSSMTVEIDFLQKKHADSKAYDTDKMAAEVLQSFNNQAFSVGQQLVLSFCEKLFILVVKDMEAMDPSILRGGHGSGKKQKIDIGLLVANSQVIFEKAENSSVILAGKSKTRESRQSIISPDWNFERMGIGGLDKEFSDIFRRAFASRVFPPDIVEQMGCKHVKGILLYGPPGCGKTLMARQIGKMLKAREPKIVNGPEILNKYVGESEANIRKLFADAEDEQKRLGANSGLHIIIFDEIDAICKQRGSMAGSTGVHDTVVNQLLSKIDGVEQLNNILVIGMTNRPDLIDEALLRPGRLEVKMEIGLPDETGRIQILNIHTARMRENKLLASDVDVKELAVETKNYSGAELEGLVRAAQSTAMNRHIKASNTVEVNMETAEKLQVSRIDFMASLNNDIKPAFGTNQEDYASYIMNGIIRWGDPVSAALEDGELLVQQTKNSDRTPLVSVLLEGPPNSGKTALAAKISEDSQFPFIKICSPDKMIGHSEIAKCQAIKKIFEDAYKSQLSCVVVDDIERLLDYVPIGPRFSNMVLQALLVLLKKPPPKGRKLLIIGTTSRKDVLQEMEMLDAFSTTIHIPNISKVEQLMEAFELLGSFNEKERAMIAKAVQGQRLGIGIKKLLMLIEMAAQMDPDYRVRKFVSLLQEEGALVSDKFVAI, from the exons ATGTCTACACGG GTTATGCAAACGGCTCGATGCCCGTCAGACGAATTGTCGCTCACCAACTGTGCTATCGTCAGTGACAAGGATCAACATTTTGAACA ACACGTGATTGTGCGCAATTCAGCCCACAAGTATGTTTTCACCTTGAAGCCGCATTCCAGTGTGAACATCAACACCATCGCCTTCAGTCAGGCTCAG agaAAATGGGCAGGTATAATAATTGGACAAGAGATTGAAG TGTCAAACTACACGTTTGACAAGTCCAAACAGTGTGTAAGCAGCATGACCGTGGAAATCGACTTCCTGCAGAAGAAGCATGCAGACAGCAAGGCCTACGACACAGACAAGATGGCTGCTGAGGTTCTCCAGAGCTTCAACAACCAGGCCTTCAGTGTTGGCCAGCAG CTCGTGTTGAGTTTCTGCGAAAAGCTGTTCATCTTGGTGGTTAAAGATATGGAGGCCATGGACCCCAGCATCCTGAGGGGAGGACATGGTTCTGGGAAGAAACAGAAG ATTGACATTGGTTTGTTGGTGGCAAACAGTCAGGTGATTTTTGAGAAAGCAGAGAACTCATCCGTAATCCTGGCCG GGAAATCTAAGACTCGAGAGTCACGTCAGTCTATTATTAGCCCAGACTGGAACTTTGAGAGGATGGGCATTGGCGGCCTTGACAAGGAGTTTTCGGACATCTTCCGGAGAGCGTTCGCCTCCCGAGTGTTCCCTCCAGACATAGTTGAACAGATGG gctgtaaacatgtgaaGGGAATCCTGCTGTACGGGCCCCCAGGCTGTGGTAAAACCCTGATGGCACGACAGATTGGCAAGATGCTGAAGGCCCGGGAGCCAAAGATCGTCAACGGCCCTGAGATTCTCAACAAGTATGTGGGAGAGTCTGAGGCGAACATCAGGAAGCTGTTTGCAGATGCAGAGGATGAACAGAAGAGG CTCGGTGCCAACAGCGGCCTTCACATCATCATATTTGATGAAATTGACGCCATCTGTAAGCAGCGTGGCAGCATGGCAGGAAGCACAGGAGTCCATGACACCGTGGTTAACCAGCTGCTATCCAAGATCGATGGAGTGGAGCAACTCAACAACATCCTGGTCATAG GTATGACCAACAGGCCCGACCTGATAGATGAGGCCTTGTTGAGGCCAGGAAGACTGGAGGTGAAGATGGAGATTG GCTTACCGGATGAAACTGGGCGAATTCAGATCCTCAACATCCACACAGCGAGGATGCGGGAGAACAAACTGCTGGCTAGCGATGTCGACGTTAAAGAGCTGGCTGTGGAAACCAAGAACTACAGCGGTGCTGAACTGGAGGGTCTGGTCAGAGCTGCTCAGTCCACAGCCATGAACAGACACATCAAG GCCAGCAACACAGTGGAGGTAAACATGGAGACGGCGGAAAAACTGCAGGTCAGCAGGATAGACTTCATGGCCTCGCTGAATAACGACATCAAACCC GCATTTGGAACCAACCAGGAGGACTACGCCAGCTACATCATGAACGGCATAATCCGGTGGGGTGACCCAGTGTCAGcagccctggaggacggggagCTGCTGGTGCAGCAGACAAAGAACAGTGACCGCACGCCActagtctctgtgctgctggAAG GCCCACCTAACAGCGGCAAAACGGCACTGGCGGCTAAGATTTCTGAGGATTCCCAGTTTCCATTCATCAAGATCTGTTCTCCGGACAAGATGATCGGACACTCTGAGATCGCCAAATGCCAGGCCATCAAAAAG ATATTTGAAGATGCTTACAAATCCCAGCTGAGCTGTGTGGTTGTGGACGACATCGAGCGCTTGTTGG ATTACGTTCCTATTGGCCCTCGTTTCTCCAACATGGTGCTACAGGCTCTGCTGGTGCTGCTGAAGAAACCACCTCCAAAG GGTCGTAAGCTGCTCATCATTGGCACCACAAGTCGTAAAGACGTCCTTCAGGAAATGGAGATGTTGGATGCTTTCAGCACCACCATCCACATTCCCAACATCTCAAAAGTAGAGCAGCTGATGGAGGCCTTTGAG CTGCTGGGCAGTTTCAATGAGAAAGAACGGGCCATGATAGCTAAAGCTGTACAGGGCCAACGCTTGGGGATCGGCATTAAAAAGTTGCTGATGCTGATTGAAATGGCGGCACAG